The sequence below is a genomic window from Mycobacterium heidelbergense.
ATGGAGTACACCACCCGATACTGTCCGAAGCGCACACGCCAATCAGCGTGACTGCCAACGAGTTTCTTGGCCTTGACGGGCGGCGGGTCGTGGGACAGACCGATGACCACCTGCAGAGCCGTTTCCAACTCGGCACGCGGAAGCCGCTGCAACTGCTTGAGTACGTCGGGGTGAAAAGAGACCTTCATCCGGCCGCGAACGCGTCCGCGTCGACACCAAGCGCATCGAGCATCTCTGCGAGAGGCATGGCACGAAACGAGTTGACCCGTAGCTCACGCAGCCGGAGCGCATCGACGACGTCAGCGTGCTCGTGCAGCCGCTCATAGTCGGCCAAGCTGATGATCACCGCGACCTCGGTACCACTGTCGGTGATGATGGCTTCTTCGCCTGTCGCGGCCACCGCCCGCACAACCGCTCCCAGGCTCCCGCGGAGATCCCGCAGACTATGAGTACTCATGTGCACAGATGTTACACAGGCTCAAGAACGTTGCAGCGGTCCTGAATTCATGAGCCCGGGACTCGGCCACTGCGATCGGCAGGGCTCCGGCCTGGTGGCGGCGTGGGATGGATTGTTGGGAGACAGCCACCGCGACGATAGACTGATATCAACGATATCGGGAGGTATGCATGGCAGATGTACTCATTCGGGGATTGTCCGATGCCGCTGTGGCCCGCATCGACGCCGACGCGGCTTCCCAGGGGGTGTCGCGCAATGAATACCTTCGCCGCAGATTTGAGTCTGAACGATCCGCCGGTCCGGACAGCAAACTCACCGTCGAGGATCTCCGTCGGGCTGCCGAGGCCGCCAAGGATCTTGACGATGGACAGGTAATGGAGTCTGCGTGGCGGTAACCTCGTGGCTCATCGACAAGTCGGCCTACACCCGCCTTGCAGCATCCATCGATGCCCAGATGTGGGTAGATCGAATCGAACGCGGTCTGGTTCGGATCAGCACCATCACACGACTTGAAATTGCCTACTCGTTTCGGAGTGCTGTGCAAGCGCGCGAAGAATCGGCCTCACCGCCGCTTACTTTGATGCCCTTGGAGTATCTGACACCTGCGGCCGAGGAGCGTGCGATCGCGGTTCAATTGCTCCTCGCCGACCGTGGCCAGCACCGTGCACCATCGATTCCTGATCTGCTGATTGCGGCCACCGCCGAGGTCGCTAATCTGACAGTCTTGGCTCTGGACAAGGACTTTGATCTGATAGCAGATATCACCGGGCAACCGATCGAGCGCCTACGTTTATGAGGCCGTCCTCAGTCGGGCCCATTCCGCTTCCTGGTCACCGGCGACCCCGCTGACGCCATCACACTGCTCGAGGGCCTGCGGTCTTTACTGGGCCGCGACGAGCATTAAGGCACATAAGAGCGCGGCCGTGAAACCCCAGAGACGAAGCGTCCCCGGCCGCGGGACCGGGGACGCTTCGGTTGATGCGCGAACTCAGTGATGGTGGTGATGACCGTGGCCGTGGCCGTGGTCGTCCGCCTCCTCGGCCGGCTTGTCCACGATCGCCGTCTCGGTGGTGAGCACCATGCGAGCCACCGACGCCGCATTGACCACCGCGGACCGCGTCACCTTCACCGGGTCGATGACTCCCTCACCGACCAGGTCGCCGTAGCGCAGCGTCTCCGCGTTCAGCCCCTGCCCGGCGGGCAGCTCCCTGACCTTGTTGACCGCGACGGCGCCGTCCAGCCCGGCGTTGGTGGCGATCCAGTACAGCGGGGCCGCCAACGCCTCGGAGAACACGTCGACGCCGACCGCCTCGTCGCCGCTAAGCGACGCACGCAGTTCCTTCAGCGCCTTACGGGCCTGGATGAGCGCCGATCCGCCGCCCGCGACGATGCCCTCCTCGACGGCGGCCTTGGCGGCCGCGACGGCGTCCTCGACGCTTTCCTTGCGTTCCTTGAGCGCGGTCTCGGTGGCGGCACCCACCTTGATGACGGCCACCCCGCCGGCCAGCTTGGCCAGCCGTTCCTGCAGCTTCTCGCGGTCCCAGTCCGAGTCGCTCTTCTCGATCTCGGCGCGCAGCTGCTTGATGCGGGCTTCGACCGCGTCCTTGGAGCCGCCGCCATCGACGATGATGGTGTCGTCCTTGCTGACCACCACGCGGCGGGCCGAGCCCAGCACGTCGGTGCCCACCTCGCGCAGCACCAGGCCGGCGTCGGGGTTGATCACCTGGCCGCCGGTGACCACCGCCAGGTCATCGAGGAACGCCTTGCGCCGGTCGCCGAAGAACGGCGCCTTGACCGCGACCGCCTTGAGCGTCTTGCGAATGGAGTTGACGACGAGCGTCGCCAGGGCCTCGCCCTCGATGTCCTCGGCGATGATCAGCAGCGGTTTGCCCGATTCGGCGACCTTCTCGAGCATGGGCAGCAGGTCGGGCAGCGAGCTGATCTTCTCCTGGTGCAACAGGATCACCGGGTCGTCGAGCACGGCTTCCTGGGAGTCGAAGTCGGTCACGAAATACGCCGACAGGAAACCCTTGTCGAAGCCGACGCCCTCGGTGAACTCCAGCTCGGTGCTCAGCGTCGAGGATTCCTCCACGCTGACCACGCCGTCGGCACCCACCTTGGCCATCGCCTCGCCGACCAGCTCACCGATGTGCCGGTCGCGCGACGACACGGTGGCCACCTGGGCGA
It includes:
- a CDS encoding type II toxin-antitoxin system RelE family toxin, whose product is MKVSFHPDVLKQLQRLPRAELETALQVVIGLSHDPPPVKAKKLVGSHADWRVRFGQYRVVYSIDDGAGEVTVFNVAKRSDAYR
- a CDS encoding type II toxin-antitoxin system Phd/YefM family antitoxin produces the protein MSTHSLRDLRGSLGAVVRAVAATGEEAIITDSGTEVAVIISLADYERLHEHADVVDALRLRELRVNSFRAMPLAEMLDALGVDADAFAAG
- a CDS encoding PIN domain nuclease, giving the protein MAVTSWLIDKSAYTRLAASIDAQMWVDRIERGLVRISTITRLEIAYSFRSAVQAREESASPPLTLMPLEYLTPAAEERAIAVQLLLADRGQHRAPSIPDLLIAATAEVANLTVLALDKDFDLIADITGQPIERLRL
- the vapB gene encoding type II toxin-antitoxin system VapB family antitoxin, with product MADVLIRGLSDAAVARIDADAASQGVSRNEYLRRRFESERSAGPDSKLTVEDLRRAAEAAKDLDDGQVMESAWR
- the groL gene encoding chaperonin GroEL (60 kDa chaperone family; promotes refolding of misfolded polypeptides especially under stressful conditions; forms two stacked rings of heptamers to form a barrel-shaped 14mer; ends can be capped by GroES; misfolded proteins enter the barrel where they are refolded when GroES binds), translating into MSKIIEYDETARRAMEAGVNKLADAVRVTLGPRGRHVVLAKAFGGPAVTNDGVTVAREIDLEDPFENLGAQLVKSVATKTNDVAGDGTTTATVLAQALVKDGLRMVAAGVNPIALGIGIGKAGDAVSEALLASATPVSGKDAIAQVATVSSRDRHIGELVGEAMAKVGADGVVSVEESSTLSTELEFTEGVGFDKGFLSAYFVTDFDSQEAVLDDPVILLHQEKISSLPDLLPMLEKVAESGKPLLIIAEDIEGEALATLVVNSIRKTLKAVAVKAPFFGDRRKAFLDDLAVVTGGQVINPDAGLVLREVGTDVLGSARRVVVSKDDTIIVDGGGSKDAVEARIKQLRAEIEKSDSDWDREKLQERLAKLAGGVAVIKVGAATETALKERKESVEDAVAAAKAAVEEGIVAGGGSALIQARKALKELRASLSGDEAVGVDVFSEALAAPLYWIATNAGLDGAVAVNKVRELPAGQGLNAETLRYGDLVGEGVIDPVKVTRSAVVNAASVARMVLTTETAIVDKPAEEADDHGHGHGHHHHH